One Dunckerocampus dactyliophorus isolate RoL2022-P2 chromosome 6, RoL_Ddac_1.1, whole genome shotgun sequence genomic window, cttaaatgtttccgatcatcaaacaaattgaaatattagtcaatgacaacaaaaatgaacagaaaaggcagttttactttttttttttttttttttttaaagaattttaaactttttattgttaagggagaaaaaaagtccaaacctccatggccctgtgtggaaaaagtgccccttccctgttaaaacataactgtggtttatcacgcCTGAGTTCAGtttctctagccacacccaggcctgattactgccacctgttctcaatcaagaaatcacttaaataggacctgcctgacaaagtgaagtagaccaaaagatcctcaaaagctagacatcatgcggagatctaaagaaattcaggaacaaatgggaAAGAATTTAATTAAGCTCTATCagcctggaaaaggttataaagccatttttaaagctttgggactccagcgaaccacagtgagagccattatccatgaaatggcgaaaacatggaacagtggtgaaccttcccaggagtggccgaccaaccaaagttaccccaagagcgcagagacgactcatccaagacgtcacaaaagaccctcctattgagatgctgtggcatgaccttaaaaaggcgcttcatgctggaaaaccctccagtgtggctgaattacaacaattctgccaaaattcctccacagtgctgtaagagactcattgcaagttattggaagggggcaaatacttttaCACACCACATACAGTGGGACAGGAACaatatcaaattaaatgtacacaatgaatacagacccagtAGCACTAGTACGAGCACGGAGAATAGATTATAGCTTTGCTGTTTGCTGTGTGTCATAACAGGAATGAATTAGCTTGAGGTTGTGGACcagacaaatatttacattagcgctcaataacgtcatcaactcctaccttgatgcattcccgcatggtatcagcatttgggaccaaatatgagatgaaagccgcggcccggtggttggaaACACATAAAAGGGAAAgttgtgttcttgtctcacttaaggattgtggatgatgggcaaaattccaaaaaaaagtgcagttttcctttaacaagcTGATGTTGTGAAAGTGTCACACTGTTAACCATCCAACATTAACACTCCAAACCAGAGTCAGACCATCCAAGTGCTCCTAAGGGGCCTCAGCCAAGGAAGACATTCACACTGGCAATCCCACATTCCATTTTAGACACAAGCGGCATATCACAACCTATTCTTCAGACTTGCACAGAGCTCTTTAACGTAGCCAACAATGTCAGTCACCAACGTTCatcgtatactgtatatactgtagctggaTTTGATAATGGTGTTTGCATGTCGTGGTTCTGAACTGGATCACATCCAGCTGATGTCAAGGGGGCAGATTATTAGGAACACTTCAGTTGAATGCAGTACAGTGCACACGACGCTCCCCAGCTGTGACCCAAGTCATAAAGTCGGTTACCTTATTGCTCTCTGGTTCACGATATGTTACATGGCACCAAGCAAAACACCCAAGGCTATTTTATTTGCCTTACCTGTGTGTCAACACTGGGCTTCAGTAACCTGTGACAGTTTTTTGTTAACCTGCCAGCATTCAGTGTAGTCGCACTCCGCAAACGAGTGTCTCACAGGACCTCTTAACATTTGGTGTACACGGCAGCAGACACAACCAGAAACTCTGCCGCCCTTACAGTTGACTGTTCCCTGATCCAGTCCTCCCACTTCCTTACTTGCGTCCGTCCTCCTTATGAAGGCCCTCCTCTTTCAGATCATGTTTCAGTTTGTGATGTAAGAGAAAAATGGCTTGCTCTAACAGTGTGTGGTTCCTAtagtcaggaaaaaaaaaagaggctgaGTGAATCTTTGAACAGCAGCCAAGTCAGTTGGAAAGGAGTCGTTGTAATAAAATCAATATGGTCAGAAACTGCAGACATGACTTGACATGGGAGAAACATTTACCGGTATTGAGCAAAAACGTATGACCTTTTTCGGCCTTTTTATGGGAACTAGGTTAgggttcattttttttctccccattaTCAAATAATTCATTTCTCCCAGGCTAAAACATATGTTGTGAAAAAAAGAACAGGACAAAGGACACTACTGCGCGACGGATATGTCTCTTTGCAAAAGTAAAAATGACCACAGCTGTCTGAAAGGTGGCTTAAAGCCCCCCCTGCCCAAAATAGTAatagatgttattattattatgagactCCGCTGGAATGAAAAGTGTACTACAAATAATAACAGtacggctgtcaaatgattcaaatttttaatcagattaatcacggttttcaaattaatcatgataaatCCCCACGTCACACTATgtttgaaatatgcccattattactgtattttgggatttgaaagaaagataaatgacagggcaggattatatttatttgtatgtattaacagcgctaaatgaactgaaaatttaaatcaagttaagagagtTAAGCTGACCTAACGCTGGTTTCTTCAGGCAATGatgagttgcgttcaaagacaccacgtcatttaagttaaattcacatgttttgagggAATTTTGTGTGATTTCCGATATTTAAACGCAGAAAATTGTTAAGCACTTTAAGAGTTATacagtgagtgataagaatatccacgtattgtttttctttgcatttctgtttatttagaccatacacacacgcataataaagacgttgttgatgttattattattaacaaatgatgtgtattgtgtCCAATGAATTActcatgtaaaaaatacatcatatcaaatgtttactatttacattgttttagttaaacctcaatgaacagctacaaaaatatattataatataatcttattttataaaatacaaacaaagacccatctcaatagacaaagtaggtgaaaataggtcaaatctctttcTCACGAACGAATCACCTGTAAGAACACCAGAGcatgtttaaccccgcccctccccctgctcagtgtggacacagagacggacgcgccacacatcttgaccaatgacattcacctttaacagaaaaaaagacacagaaaaaaacgatcggctcccaattggctcccaacaacgccagccggctcctgtcgttcatttcaaagagccggctcttagagccgatccGTTCGCGAccaacatatatggtgttggaactgcactgctgttgatgtgttcaggtcagaataaagttataaaagagcatcagactctgtggggagctacactgtgccgccgtctgttgtcataacagagagccgtggctttCCATGATGCGTGTGCGTTAATTACGCCAAAAAATAATTACGCCTGGACCTGGAGGAGCATTCTGCATGAAGATCTGACGTGACGGGCGGATGTTTGGGGAATTATTGTGGGTAAGCTGGTACCTGACCAGTGATGCATTTATGGGTGAGGAGAAGGATTTTGTACTCCATCTGGGATGAGACGGGGTGCCAGTGCAGTGATTTTAGGGTCGGGATGATGTGTTGCTATGTGGAACACCACATGTGACAGGGAGCAGCCTGGACGTTTACCTACCCAGCAAAACACATTCTGTCCTGCCAGATAGATAGGACTGGAGCCCCTGCAGTGCACTTCCTGACTGTCCAACAGTGTTGTGGAGGCGTTCTGGAAGGATGTTGTGGACCATTGTGTCAAAGGCCGCTCCCGTTAGGTCGAGAAGAACGAATAGGGCTGATGGGCCCGTGTCGGCTGCCATCAGTAAGTCATTCGTCACCCTGAGCAGTGCTGTTTCTGTGCTGTGGGCTGAGTGAAAGCCTGACTGGAACTTCTCAAACAGATTGTTCCGCTTAAGATGGTTCTGAAACTGTGAGACCACGATCTTCTCTACGACCACGGACAAGAAGGGCTGGAGATAGGCCTGTACTTGGCTAGCACTTTTGGGTCTAATGAGGGCTTCTTGAGGATAGGACGCATGACAGCGTCTTTGGAAGATTAACAGACTGGGTGACAGTTTGGCTCACAATGGGAATGAGTGGCTTCAGGAGGGCCGTTGGAATGGGAGCCAATATGCTGGTGGATGATGTCATAGCTTGCAGGGTTTCTTTGATGTACCTTTTTGTAACCATAGTGAAGGATGCGAGGGATGGCAAACTTGCATGCAGGGACTTCGAGACGGAGGGAAACTTAACAGAAAGGACAAACACTGAGGAGCAGATGTTAATGACTTTAGATCTTTCACCTGTCAATATCCCATGTTTGGttctctcctgcaaattccaaatgggcaattttgtggtgttgaaggaaaTGAGCcctttgaagatgtttgttGTTCTTAACCCTTTTCTTGCAgatggactgcactcggcaccagcaacaaccttcatttggcccGAGGATCGTcttgtgtcttgacggacagccaatcgcaaTCGGcccctccggctcagggccggtgatatttttttgtgtccacaacttgacttttttttgttcataaccctcaggatctttaagAAGTggaaaatgactgtcttactgagtccaacctcagcagatGTGAGAAgccttgctcatgcagctcaacaatccgactgtgttcaaagaaagaaagctttttttgcctttgccttcaagagatcatgactgtatgaatacctgacagaaaaagaCACTGACTCCACATTTATGCCAagcttttaaaggctgcggtcttaaacttttgatcagctgatgaacagcctatttcactttaatggttatttgcaataaattggttACTCCCAAAAAAAATTTTGtctcactttcattttttctttttgcattttgaagctccacttagAACCACCTGcaggtccaacagtgcaaaatgtaaattcttgcaatttatcAACtagttttaaaattttgatgagCAATGTGTCGGTATTTTATATAGCTTTTGTATCAGTCATAGAATTATAAACATAACAATCACTGTACAATCAAACTCAAAGTAAAACTAGCAATGAGCAGTGGGAATGTGAAGGTGTTTGCAGAGCGACGCCATCACCTCGTGGCCCATGTTGCTCATATTGTACTGGGCAGCAAGACACTTTCCTATGTCGCAATCATCACACCTttcctttgccatcactggtacacTTTGGTGGAATTGCacaaaagctaaagaaaaatcTAAACTCACTTGTGGAGTTCATCCttcagatcaggggtgtccaaacttcttcctgTCAGGATGCGCAggcggggggccactttgaacAAAAAGGTAACAAAGCAAATCAGTGTAATAGCTAATAGGATATCTCATCAAtggttcattttgtttttataatatacCAAGCAATATGAGTTGCAAACTGAAAATTGCCCCCCGGCCGCACGATGAACACCcctgctcactgagctgaagtctcccATGATTTGCTGAGTCCACTTGCTTCGTGTATCTTCCGATGCATATTCATTCTTCCTTTCTCACATTTTTGTTGAAGGCAAATGTTGATCGGTTTTAAAGGTTCTGTCTATGAAATACACCAAATGCACACTCTCCTGATGAtctagatcagtggttctcaaccggtTTGGTCGCAGCACCCACCGTCACCGCTTCATGACAAGCGCTGACTCAAGTTGGcaaaatttttcaactcaaatttctcaaatatctaaaccaAAAGACACTTGGAAAatgaggtagtgcaaaataacactgtGTGCCGTTGTGTAGCGTGTGGGGAAGAATAGCTATCTCAAGGTCACCCAGCATGCCTGGCGGGTTGTAGATGCAggtatagttttgcatgtacagacgtccctcgctatattgcggtttgaatatcgctTCCTCACTCGCATttagaaaagaaaaatgaataagtgatggctgttttgtggttgactatggcctattattggtcaaaaaatatacaaagacaagttatatgtacaATTCGAGTCActtggcatcagtaatgttatgagacatgacgttagattacattaactttcacactgcatggagactggcgactgagccagcagaaccgagccgacatgccatggctgagactgagtgaaaaaaggttcccCTTTCATTCCATccggaagtggtaagttttgggcttatttgtccttcttcccctcgCCGTTTGAAactctttcttaagtttagaacgcgtaaattggagaggctaactagttttctcggtagcttgctatgctaatcgcggccatctgttatgtcaatgcagtgatcctgtagcctgcgtaatgtgatgtaaacaaagaataacaggagtgtaaaagtgtaaaagggggtgttatttcatgtctacagggctctaataatgttaaaaccagtatttacaaagtcaaacaAGTTTTCTGCGCTAGGAatatattccgtttattaatatttcatcctactttgtggaaattcctgtgtcgtggtcaggtctggaaccaattaaccgcaatgaaCGGGGAAGACTGTAGAGTATGTCAGTGTGTAAGCGTTATTTTGATACCTGCGTAGTCTGTGTGGTTCAGTTGTATTGTGTGTTCCATTTGTGTTATTGTGTTAGTTTTGTTCGTACCGCAATTTATGTTGCTAGGCTTCTGTCTGTCTGTACCGTGTTCGCAGAGAGTCTTGTTGGCTCCTGGCTTTAAAATAAAGAGCACTCCTTCAAAGCAAGCTGAAGATGCCTCTGACCATTTCCTGTGCCGCTCAAGATCGCCACAATATACTAACAAATTTTGTTGGTCTTCTTTTATGAAAGCGGGTTTCACAAAGCACTACTGAGTGTTGTCACCACCTTAAGGAGGATTAAGACACAACAccctgctgcacaaaaaaaattcacttcagaataaaagcgaCACCCATGACGCACTGAAATGAAAAGAGGTCCACTTTTGTGTCGCGATCCACCAGCTGACAATCACTGATCCAGATGATATAAAATCTATaattaccttaccttaccttcCCCTTTTGCACCCATATAACTCTGGCTGTCCAAAGTCCGAAGCTCTGTTTAGTCATGTAATCCTCTTGGTGACTTGGTTGTAATCCTCTTGCTTCCATGGTTTAGCTtagttttaattcattttacagcCAACTTCAATGTCTACTCAATAcgttttgaaaaataaaatcaattataatgtacactaggtccccaacttacgaacacccaactagcgaacattcacggatacgaacacaagccgactggtctatattttattttattttgccttgtagtcagtcgctcaatcagtatttatcctgctactgtacatgcttgaccagtagagggcccTGTGACACTgataatgggaccaacagaggaagcgttagagctaatgggacccacagaggaagagttagacgctggggagataaagctaaatgaaaagctaaattatacaacccggacagagcgtgtgattaaagtttatgaagagttaataggcctacttaattctacaccacccacagaccactacctcttttagaagagtccgacgacgacgacttgtcctttttttcaataactcctcctccaactcctccacaacgacgtatgctcgaccactcctctttaaaggtaaataacatttatcattacgtattattataacacttttattattgtttttttcattaattatcctcgtttaatgttactactgcatccaaactcatatttacatacatacgcatatactgtatatatgtatacacgtacatgtagtacctatatcattggtaatattaccttttcccctacttaagaacaattcaacataagaacggtcgtctgaaaccaattgtgttggtaagttggggacctagtgtacttcgaaagcatgacatttatttttctgttattgCTCTAAGCTTTCTCTATTTAGTTGAACTGTTCATTTTTGACCTGGAACCGAATATATGTGTCATTCTGTGAAATGCATATACACATatttatatgaatatttttCAGTCAAGcaattttacattgttttgtgatgtTTGTTTCACAGTAATTTTGCAGTAATGTTTGGCAAAGCACGCTTACACTTAGCAATGTCATTGGTCTGTTTGACGCTCATAAAACACGCATAAAAGTGATCAGTAGATGGCGACATAAACACACCAAATTTTCACgtgacagaagaagaaagaactaataaataaaatcaaaacgtGTTCAAACACTTCCTCTCTAAACTTGACCAAAACACTGGGCACACCTGCCCAATCCAATGATTCTGCCCCATATTGATAAAAGTGGAATAACACTTTTTTGTTCaatgttatgtttattatagaggttgtagtttgcagtgtatcatactgagagctgctTCTAATATTCTGGCCACCCTATTGACATGAGAATTTCAAACTATTACAAACGGCGCTCAGGATGAAGCAACATCAAAACatcttgttaaattaatacctttCTGACAGATCCACCCCCTGTGTGATTAAAGGAAGCCTGAATGATTCATGCGAAATAAAGGAAGACGTGGGAATGTTGTTAATGAGCTTCAGAGGCGGTGACCTTTTTAACAAGGATGGCAGGAGGTACAGGGTGTGGATTTGAACAGGTACCTTTGAAGTGGGGAGTGGCCAAAAAGAGATGATGAGAGCTTGCTGTGAGAAAACAGGTTATGTATGACCTTCTTCGTGGTGTTGTGTGCATTtgcagtagtgtgtgtgtgtgtgtgtgtttatgcgtgtgttttctgtatgtgagactcatcatttcatattttataaCTGAATAAGCTATTATCTGTCATAAAGTACAGGAAAATACATGTGCTGCTCATGAAATTAGAATATGACcaaaaagttgatttatttcagtaatttaattcaaaaagtgaaacttgtatgttatatacattcattacacacagactgatatatttcaaatgtttcttttaattttgatgattataactgaaaactaatgaaaatcccaaatctcagaaaattagaatattagttaggaccaataaaaaaaggattttagaAATGTTCAACTGAAAAGTCTGAACATGAAAAGCATGAACATGCACAGCACTCCAGGCTCCTTTTGCCTGAATTACTGCAGCAACACGGCGTGGCATGGAGGCGATCAGTCTGTGGCACTCCTCAGGTGTTGTGAGAGCCCAGGTTGTTGTGATATTGGCCTTAAGCTCTTCTGCATTGTTGGGTCTGGCGTATCGCATTTTGCTCTTGACAATACCCCGTAGATTTTCTATGAGGTTTTGGTCAGACGAGTTTGCTGGCCAATTAAGGACAGGGATACCACGGCCCTTAAAGCAGGTACTGGTAGTTTTGGCACTGTGTGCAGGTGCCAAGtcctgttggaaaatgaaatctGCATTTTCATAAAGTTGGTCAGCAGCgggaagcatgaagtgctctaaAACTTCCCGGTAGATGGCTGCACTGACCTTGGACCTCAGAAAACACAGTGGACCAACACCAACAGATGACATGGCACCCCAAACCACCACTGAGTGTGGAAAATTTACACTGGACCTCAAGCAACGTGGATTCTGTGCCTCTCCTCtcttcctccagactctggGACCTTGATTTCCAAAGTGATGTGATGGTTTGGAGTGCCAtgttaagtttcactttttgaaatgactgaaataaatcaactttttttcttttttcgttGTATATAGGTGACAGCCTCTCTTtcctcaaaattctacacacagCACCCCATAATGACAATGTTTgctgtgtcctgtgattggctggcaagggtgtaccccgcctctcgcccgaagtcagctaggacaGGCTCCAGCTGACCCGTGACCCTAACAAGGATAGGGGCTACAGAAACTGTATGGCTGGGTGGAAACTAAGTAATCACACGAACATTCTGTAAGTATTTACAGCCTTTACTCAGTGATGCACCTTCAGCAGCAGTTACAGCCTCAATCCTTTTTGATTATGATGCCACAAGCTTCTTTGGACAGTTTCACCCATTCCTCTTCGCAGCACCTCTCAAACTCCATCACGTTAGATGGGAAGCCAttttcacatctctccagaaatGTTCAGTGCGTTTCAAGTCTGGGTTCTGTCTGGTCCACTCAAGGACATTCACAGTGTTGTCCTGAAACCACTTCTTTGATATCTTAGCATTATGCTTGATTGTTGTCCTGCTGAAAGATGAACTGTTGGCCCAGTCCGAGATCAAGCGTGCTGTGGAGTAGGTTTTCATCCAGGATGTCTCTGTACATTGCTTCTTTCCTTCTGTCCTGACTAGTCTCTCAGTTCCTCTGAAGAACACGGTTGTCCTTCTGGAAGGTTCTCTCCCCACAGAGGAACGATGGACTGTCAGAGTGACCATCAGGTTATTGGTGACCTGCCTGAGTAAGGCCCTTCTCCCCCAGTCTCTGTTAAGATGGTCGTCCAGCTCTAGGAAGTTTCAGAACTTCAGAACTTCTTTCATTTGCAGATGATGGAGGCCTCTATGCTCATTGAATTTTCAAAGCAACAGAATTTTTTCTGTACCTTCCCCAGATTTGTGCCTCAAGACAATCCTGTTTCGGAGGTCTACAGATGCTGGGTTTGTGTTCTTGCCAACTATATAAGGTGTGTGCCTTCCCAAATCATCTCCAGTCAACTGAATTTTAACAGGTGGACTCCAATGAAGGCGTAGAAACATCAGTGGAAACAGGATGGACCTGAGCTTAATTTTCTGCTTCACGGAAAAAGGTGTGAATACTTAAGTACAAATGATTTCTtcgtattattatcattattttatgatacatttacaaacatttccaaaaaagtTTTTCATGTTGTCTTTAAGGGGTGTTTGTAGAATTTTAGGGAGCAGAACtaatttattccattttggaataaggctgtaACATAATTAaatgtatccatccattttctataccgcttgtcctgattagggtcacaggtatgctggagcctatccctgctgtcTTTTGGCAAGAgtggggtacacccaggactggtcataataaaatgttacagccaaaatgtggaaaaagtaaaGCGCTGTGAATACATTACAGATGTATagatgtatactgtatacatacattatatatatatattatatatactatatatatatatttttatttttaatgtgatttATGTTGTTAGTGTGTTACAACCAGAAAAGGTCTAGAGAAcgtgtttccccccccccccctcctttgCATCACAGGGAGGGGTTGGTTGTATTTGGTTGAAATGTCAGGACTCGCTGATCACATGTTAACGTGTGGCAGCAGATGTGCCAAAGTGATTCCATCTTGAAGCAGGGCTGAGCATCCCCCCAAGTATGGCCTCTGACCCGAACGGCTCCATTTCCAGTAGGAGCCCGGCCAACCAGTTCGTTCAGCCGGCGTGGCGAGTGGCGCTGTGGGCCCTGGCTTATTGCGCCGTCCTCGGCGTGGCGCTGCTGGGCAACGCGGTGGTCATCTGGATCATCGTGGCACATAAACGGATGAGGACCGTCACCAACTATTTCCTTCTCAACTTGGCCCTGTGTGACGTGTCCACGGCCGCCTTCAACACGCTTGTCAACTTGATCTACGCGGCCCACGGGGACTGGTACTTCGGGGAGGACTACTGCAGGTTCCACAACTTTTTCCCGGTCGCTGCTGTGTTCGCCAGTATTTACACCATGACCGCCATTGCCGTTGACCGGTACTGTACATAGACTACACCCTATAATATACCTCacgttttatatttacaataataacatttttcGTATTTATTATGTAATTGTTATAATTGcacaatcatttttaacattattttttgttgtttcggtgtctgtctgtctgtctctttcTTGTGCAAATGATTGTCCTATAAATATCTgctattataataattataataatgttaaggctacttaaaaaaaactaataattcAAGTGCCTCATATTTGTTTACGTTTTGAAttgattttcttattttttgggcaaaaactgaaatgcattttttttcttgaaatatgtataacttcttagcatatgctttacaaaatatcaaagtgacgcTTGCATGGAAAGGGATTAAAAACgccaatatgcctcacacacttattaaacacattttcagtTGTAAAATGTAAAGGTGTTAGGCTGGTTTCTGGACTCCAAGATAACTTTTTGTATGGTTTCCAGGACCCAAAAAGGTACATGTGTGTTTTCAAGCTCAAGTGTCAAGTGTCCAGAATTCCAACTCCATTGTTTAATTCTACTTTTTCTGCCGTGAGTATAGGTACATGGCCATCATCCATCCTCTGAAGCCTCATCTGTCAGCCAAAGCCACTCTAGCGGTAATCATGGCCATCTGGAGTCTGGCTGTGGTTCTGGCCTTCCCTCTTTGCTACTTCTCCACAATTCGAGTTCTTCCCCACAGGACCCTGTGCTATGTGGCGTGGCCACGCATGGCAGACGATGCCTTTATGTGAGTGCAAGAACTAAAATGCTGGATCATTATTTACTTTGGCAAAGGATGCATTTAGTGTACTTATTGTGTCCGAATCTGCAGGTACCACATCATAGTGACAGTTCTGGTCTATGTGGTGCCTTTAGTGGTGATGGGCATCACTTACTCCATCATAGGGATGACCCTTTGGGGAGGAGAGATTCCTGGAGACACATCTGATAACTATCACGGACAACTGCGGGCTAAAAGGAAGGTATAAGTGtgacatttgacatttgatAAGTGTGATATTATTCAGATTTACTTATTAGAAAAGGCAAGTTGCAATACATGCTGCTGCCTTTCATGCAGCTGGTGCCGTTCAAAACCCTGCCCAATGCCCCCCAACACCAATCCACTAGAGCCTAGGTTCTCGAAGTGCGGTACGCGTAGCCCCAGGGGGtatgtgattaaaaataaaaaacaattaacgCCTAATTCTCACTATTAAGAGTGCatctgaacgcctcacagcgcCTCCACAAAGAGAGAATATagagcagaaagcaggaaggaaaGTCGTTCATTGCTGTGCGTGCATTATATCAACAAATAAGTacatttgatgattatgttgcaTAT contains:
- the LOC129182564 gene encoding neuromedin-K receptor-like isoform X2, giving the protein MASDPNGSISSRSPANQFVQPAWRVALWALAYCAVLGVALLGNAVVIWIIVAHKRMRTVTNYFLLNLALCDVSTAAFNTLVNLIYAAHGDWYFGEDYCRYMAIIHPLKPHLSAKATLAVIMAIWSLAVVLAFPLCYFSTIRVLPHRTLCYVAWPRMADDAFMYHIIVTVLVYVVPLVVMGITYSIIGMTLWGGEIPGDTSDNYHGQLRAKRKIVKMMMVVVMTFAFCWLPYHVYFIVTGLNKRLSKWKSIQQVYLAVLWLAMSSTMYNPMIYCCLNSKFRAGFKQVFRWCPFIRMSSYDELELQNRRLRPGHQSSMCTLSRVDTSILSKDKSVCSRGNRSKCKPEPACKES
- the LOC129182564 gene encoding neuromedin-K receptor-like isoform X1: MASDPNGSISSRSPANQFVQPAWRVALWALAYCAVLGVALLGNAVVIWIIVAHKRMRTVTNYFLLNLALCDVSTAAFNTLVNLIYAAHGDWYFGEDYCRFHNFFPVAAVFASIYTMTAIAVDRYMAIIHPLKPHLSAKATLAVIMAIWSLAVVLAFPLCYFSTIRVLPHRTLCYVAWPRMADDAFMYHIIVTVLVYVVPLVVMGITYSIIGMTLWGGEIPGDTSDNYHGQLRAKRKIVKMMMVVVMTFAFCWLPYHVYFIVTGLNKRLSKWKSIQQVYLAVLWLAMSSTMYNPMIYCCLNSKFRAGFKQVFRWCPFIRMSSYDELELQNRRLRPGHQSSMCTLSRVDTSILSKDKSVCSRGNRSKCKPEPACKES